ggtggcggcggcggcggccacaGCCACAGGTGTCTAGTAGCCCATCAGTTCCTGTCCAGGGCCCAAATCCCTCCCTCAGTCCCCCTCTCCACAACCATCCCCCTCCCCGGACGCTCCCCTCGATCCCCCCCAGCCAGTCCTCAGCCCACTTCTCTGCCTACCCGGTAGGTGGCTGCTCCTTCCACCCCCAAATCACTGACCCCCGCCTTCTACCTGTCTCCAGGTCCCGTGCCAAGGGTTGGCCGCGTGTCGCAGACATGGCCCTACAGCGCATCCACAAGGAACTCCTCAGTTTGACCCACGACCCCCCAGCCCAATGCTCTGCAGGGCCGGTGGGTAATGATTTGTTCCAATGGCAGGCAACTATAATGGGGCCCGAAGACAGCCCCTACCAGGGAGGGGTCTTCTTCCTAAAAATCCAGTTGCCGTTCGATTACCCCTTCAGACCACCCAAGATCTCATTCACCACCCGAATTTACCATCCCAACATTAACCTGAACGGAAGTATCTGTCTAGACATCCTTGGATCCGAGTGGTCACCGGTACTGACCATTTCCAAAGTGTTGTTATCCATCTGTTCCATGTTGTGCGATCCCAACCCACATGATCCACTGGTTCCCGAAATTGCGAAGGTGTACTTAAAGGATCGGCAGAAGTACAACAAAACAGCGCGGGAATGGACTCAAAGATATgctatgtgattttaaaatgcatGGTAATCCCATGGTCTAATAAAGATAGTTCAATAAATTATCTATTGAGTACTTTCTATGAAGCCACGTCTCCCCATCCTTCTGGGCGTCTATTGTACACCTTCCATATCagagtgtgtgtggagggggtggagagagtgtggaggtggaggtggaggtgggggtaaggctgggggtgggggtggggttgggagtcAGACCAGTTTTAATCTAGTTTTGACTAAAAGCTTTCTTTATTGGTTTAGGATTGGGAAGCAAGAACAACGGGGTGGTGGCTTTAGGATGAGAAGGAGAGCACTTCCATCAACCAGTGGGATAATTTTTAATGTGGAGTCTTTTAGAACTGACATGGTGAGAAAAAAACTAGATGAAGATTACAAAACTACTTAGGTATCCATTTTATTCTGAAGAACCTGTGTCttcaggtgttttgttttgtttttgaccaAGATTAATATAAACCCATATCCTCTATTTTGTGTTGCAGGTTTAACTGGCCAAAAATTAAATGGATTGGGAGTTGTTACAAAATTACGTATTTTGTTCCCAGCCTTCTCCACCTCCTGCCCCTTCAATCCCCACCCTTGTGACCAACCTGCTTCTCTCCCACACTCTGGGTTGTAGGCCGGTTCTCAGAACATACCTACTAGCTCTAATTTGTCTTATGTTTTCTCAAGAACTGTGTAATGTGTGAGATTTTATCCAGCTTGCAAGCCTACAAATTAGCCAGCGCTGTTCGCGGAGGCTGGCAGAATGACATAGACTCCCAGGTTAGAGACAGGACTTTATTAGTCGCAGCCCAGCAGGCAGCATGAGCTTCACTAACATCAGTTCTCCTGGTCCCCCAAGACCCAAGGGGAAGGTATGGAGCAGACCAAGTGGGTGCTGCACACTCAGTGGTTTTGTGTCACAGCTGAGTGACCCCAAGCTTAGGAACCCCCTAGTCTTTGAAAGAAGAATTCTAGCAAACCTGACCAACATTTGTCCCAGAGAAAGATGTTATCTTTATTAACCTGCTCAGAAAACGAATCCAGCCTCTGCCTTGGAGGGACCTTCATCTTCCAAGGCTATTTGCTATACAAACACGCTTGAACCTATAGGCCAGGACAAATGCTGTCACAAGATGTGTAGAAATACCATGGAGAATTGCACCTTGACAGTCTTAAGTTCTTGGATCTATCTGGTTGTAAAGGtaaacttaattttataaaaatacttgTGTATTGAAGAAATCTAATTTCTCTTAGAACTTGTACATTCAGGAATGACCAATCAGTGTAACAAATTGATCACTAccattattacattttaaaacattttataatttaaccaattatattatttaatgttaGTAAGGCTAAggatggtaattttttaaaaagtaagtccATTCCTTAAtatttcaagaagaagaaaacactgaTAACTGCTCAGCAGCGAAAATGTATCCTTAGTTTCTTAGTGcttttatgtacatttaaaatattttttggatgcTGACAATGCTGTTGACAttacattttcaataaatgtcagaTTTTCTCATACCTGGAGcactgaagaaaaaaacataggaaaagtTATTTCTACTTAAATACGGTAACTTATAAATTGCATTAATTTCTCACTTGAGAAAATTTTTAGTTTCTAAATTAGacgttttttgtttttgtaaatttcttctggaaaagtaaaagttaattttactATATTACTTATAA
This DNA window, taken from Equus przewalskii isolate Varuska chromosome X, EquPr2, whole genome shotgun sequence, encodes the following:
- the LOC139080923 gene encoding ubiquitin-conjugating enzyme E2 D2-like, whose translation is MALQRIHKELLSLTHDPPAQCSAGPVGNDLFQWQATIMGPEDSPYQGGVFFLKIQLPFDYPFRPPKISFTTRIYHPNINLNGSICLDILGSEWSPVLTISKVLLSICSMLCDPNPHDPLVPEIAKVYLKDRQKYNKTAREWTQRYAM